In Klebsiella aerogenes, the DNA window ATTACGCGGTATGGGGCTGTTTATGACCAATGCGCTTCCGGTACCCATCGATGAAAATGAGGTATTGGACTGGCTCGGTGGCCAACTTTTTGGCATTCCCGTATCGGCATTAATTATGCTGGTTCTCTTCATCATTTTTGTCTTTATCAGTCGCAAGACCGCATTTGGTCGTTCTGTCTTTGCCACTGGCGGCAATGCGACAGCGGCCCAGCTATGCGGAATTAATGTCAAGCGAGTGCGTATTTTGATTTTTACGCTTTCTGGTCTGCTGGCTGCGATCACCGGGATTCTTTTGGCGGCAAGGCTTGGTTCGGGTAATGCGGGGGCAGCGAACGGTCTGGAATTTGATGTTATTGCTGCGGTGGTCGTAGGAGGCACTGCGCTGTCGGGGGGCCGTGGTTCGTTGTTTGGTACTTTATTAGGTGTATTGGTTATTACTCTTATTGGCAATGGGTTAGTGCTGTTGGGCATCAACTCTTTCTTCCAGCAGGTTGTTCGCGGATTAATTATTGTTGTAGCAGTGCTGGCTAATATATTGCTAACCCAACGCAACAATAAACTCAAACATTAATGTTCATTAATTTGTCTAGAGGGAATTATGAAAACAATGTTGGCTGCTTTTTTACCAGGGAATTCCACCGTTGAGCTTAGAGAGGTTCCTGTGCCAACCCCTGGGATTAATCAAGTTCTGATTAAAATGAAATCATCAGGAATTTGCGGTAGTGACGTACATTATATATATCATCAGCATCGTGGTACTGCTGCCGCACCGGACAAACCTCTGTACCAGGGTTTTATTAACGGCCATGAACCTTGTGGACAAATCGTTGAAACGGGGATGGGGTGCCGACACTTTAAAGCGGGTGACCGGGTCCTGGTTTATCATATTTCCGGTTGTGGGTTTTGTTCCAATTGTCGCCGTGGTTTCCCTATCTCCTGTACTGGAGAAGGCAAAGCCGCCTATGGCTGGCAGCGCGATGGCGGTCATGCAGAATATTTATTGGCGGAAGAAAAAGATCTGATTCATCTCCCCGATGCCCTGAGCTATGAAGATGGCGCGTTTATTAGCTGCGGTGTCGGGACCGCGTATGAAGGTATTTTACGTGGCGAAGTATCCGGCAGCGACAACGTTCTGGTCGTTGGCTTAGGCCCTGTCGGCATGATGGCCATGATGTTGGCGAAAGGGCGCGGTGCGAAACGTGTGATAGGCGTCGATATGCTGCCGGAACGTCTGGCGACGGCAAAGCAGTTGGGGGTGATGGATAACGGATTCCTGGCAACAACGGAGAACCTTCCGGCGCTGATTGCCGAACTGACGCGCGGCGGCGCGGATGTGGCGCTCGATTGTTCTGGTAATGCGTCTGGTCGTCTGTTGGCGCTGCAGTCTACTGCGGATTGGGGGCGGGTAGTCTATATCGGTGAAACCGGGAAAGTTGAATTTGAAGTGAGCGCGGATCTGATGCATCACCAGCGGCGTATTATTGGTTCCTGGGTGACCAGCTTGTTCCATATGGAAAAATGCGCCCGCGATCTGACCGACTGGAAGCTGTGGCCGCATAGCGCCATTACGCATCGTTTTTCTCTTGAGCAGGCGGGGGAAGCCTATGCGCTGATGGCGAGCGGTAAATGCGGAAAAGTGGTGATTAACTTTCCGGATTAGGGGGGCAGATGACTCTTTATATGTTGGAAAATGGAGAGCTGCGGCTTCAGGTTGCGGAGCAGGGCGGCGCGATTGAGGGGCTATGGTGGCTATGTCAGGGGAAAGCGATCCCAGTGCTGCGCCCGGGGTTGCAAAGCGAGATAGCGGTAGAATCGTCTTGTTTCCCGCTCGTGCCATTCGGTAACCGGGTCAGTGGGAATCGGTTTTGCTCACCTGCAGGAGAGCATCAGCTGCAGCCCAACGTTGAGTGGGACAGCCATTATCTTCACGGCGATGGCTGGCTGAACCTCTGGCGCTGCGTTGAGCAATCTCCGACGCAGATTAAATTAGAATATGTCCAGCGAAGTGGTGTTTATCTCTATACCGCGCAGCAGATTTTTACCCTGAACGAGAGCTGGCTTGAGGTCGAACTGGTTGTCACTAATGATGGGGATTTGTTGCCATTCGGTCTGGGCTGGCACCCCTATTTCCCGTTGTCTCCGGGAACCCGCGTGCAGGCGCATACCACCGGCTATTGGCTCGAGAAAGAGCACTGGCTAACTGGAGAGCACCAGGACAGCTTGCCGACGGAGCTGGATTTCAATCAACCCGCTCCGTTGCCTGCTCATTGGGTGAATAATGGCTTTTCCGGCTGGGACGGTGCTGTGGTCATCCAGCAACCCGATCTGGGGTATCAGCTTTCTATGGTCACCGACCCGCCTGCGCCTTGTTATTTCGTTTTTGTTTCCGACCCGGCCTTTGATAAGGGTTATGCTTTTGATTTCTTCTGTTTTGAGCCAATGAGCCATGCCCCTGACGACCACCATCGCCCGGGCTTTGGCCAGTTGACGATGTTGCCATGCGGCGAAAGCATGCGGCAAAAAATGACACTGAAGATTCATTCTCGTTAAGCGCCGGACCTGCCCGGAAACGGGCAGGAAACTCCACCTTGCAGCTTTTATCGTTTCTCGCCAGACTATCGCTTCCGTTCAGGAGGGAATCATGGTCTTGCACTCCACGCGCTGGCTGGCGCTTAGCTATTTCACCTACTTTTTTAGTTACGGCATTTTTCTACCATTCTGGAGCGTTTGGCTGGCAGGCGTCGGCCTGACGCCGGAAACTATCGGCGTACTACTCGGCGCCGGACTGGTGGCGCGTTTTCTCGGCAGTCTGCTGATCGCGCCGCGAGTCAGCGATCCTTCCCGTCTGATTAGCGCGCTGCGTATCCTGGCATTGCTTACGCTGCTCTTCGCTCTCGCCTTCTGGGTCGGAGGGCCGGTGGCGTGGCTGATGGTGATTATTGTCGGCTTTAACCTCTTTTTCTCGCCGCTGGTGCCGTTAACCGACGCGCTGGCCAATACCTGGCAAAAACAGATAACGATGGACTATGGTCGGGTGCGTCTGTGGGGATCGATTGCCTTTGTCATCGGTTCGGCGTTGACCGGTAAGCTGGTTAGCCTGTTTGATTACCGGGCGATCTTGCTGATGCTCAGCCTTGGCATCGCCTCGATGCTGCTGGGGATGTTACTGAAACCCTCGGTGATGCCGCAGGGCGAAAGCCGCCATCAGGAGGCGGCCGGATTGCCGGCGTGGCTGACTCTGGTGCGGCAAAGTTGGCGCTTCCTTGCCTGCGTCAGTTTATTGCAAGGGGCGCATGCCGCCTACTATGGCTTTAGCGCGCTGTACTGGCAGCAGGCCGGTTATTCGGCCTCTGCCGTCGGCTATTTGTGGTCGCTCGGCGTTGTCGCCGAAGTGGTGATTTTCGCGCTAAGTAAAAAGGTTTTCCGCCGCTTTAGCGCCCGCGATTTGCTACTGCTCTCCGCGGTATGCGGTGTCGCGCGCTGGGCTATCATGGGCTGGACCACTGACCTGCCGTGGCTGCTCGTCGCGCAGATCCTGCACTGCGGAACCTTCACCGTCTGCCATCTGGCGGCCATGCGCTATATCGCCGCCCGACAGGGAAGCGAAGTCATCCGTCTGCAGGCCGTCTACTCGGCGGTAGCGATGGGCGGCAGTATTGCGGTGATGACGGTGTTTGCCGGATTCCTCTACCAGCATCTGCATCAGGGAGTCTTCTGGGTGATGGCTCTGGTGGCGCTACCGGCGTTGATCGTTCGACCGAAGGCGGTAAGCGCCTAGCGCTCAAGCATTTTACAGATTTGCTGCCGCTGGTGATCGCTGAAACTCTCTTCAGCATGAAACAGCGGCGGCGAAAACAACGGTAGCGCGATGGTATAGGGGGTGACGACGAGAGTGACATCCTTCGGCGCGCCTTCTTTCTGAAACTGCGCCACGCTTAAATACTTAATGTTCAGCGGCAGCAACGTCAACTCCCGCAACTGCAGTTCCAGCGCCTGTTCCAGTTCGCTATTCTCGCGGGTCAACAGCACCACCTGTTTTTCATGCAAATCGTTTTTCTGCATCAGCCAGGCGCCGAAGATTACCGCAATTAAGCTGACTTCTTCCTGATTAAATTGAATATGATAGGCCGTTTCGAAATCGCGTAACGCGTTCTGAGTGGTGCGCATCAGGCGTGGATACAGACGACCGATCTCTTCCGGCAGGGCGTTGTCGATACCGATGGCGAAGACGCTGCGATTGAGCGCCTGCGAAAGATGGATATAGAGCTGATCGCTTAACCCCTGTTCATCGCTGAACGGATGGCCCGCCAGCGTCTGGAATCGGTGGATCAGCCCGGAAATCGCCAGATGCAGACGTCTATCCTGCTGGTGGCCGTCGTGAATCGGATCCGGCGTTTTCAACAGCATAAACAGCAGCGTCAGGAACAGTTGTTCGCCAGCGTGGGGCGTTGCGCTGACCCGACGCTGCCAGTGGCGGACGATTTCGGCCGCGAGGTTAAATTCCGCCGCCGCTTGCGCCCAGTGGCGTTGCTGGTGAGTGAAATCCGGCGATTGGCCGAGATGATGCTGCAGCAGGCAGTATTGCAGATACAAACGCAGGAACTGCCCGTCCCGACAGTCAAACTGACGGTTCAACGCGCGCGCGCAGCGGTTCACCAACGCCTGAAGATTGGTATCATCATATAAGGTTCGGGCGATACCCTGCTGTTTAAGCTGCGTTTTTAACGCCGGGGTAAAATGGTGATGAACAAAATGCGGACACAGGCGCAGCCCGCGCCGTAAAGCGTGCAGCAAACACAGGCGTTGGTCGAGCGCGGCGCCTTCAATCCGATAGCTGCCGTCCATCTGCGACGCGAGGGTCAGTCGATGATAACGCTGAATTTCGCGTCCCGTCTCCGCGATATCCTGTTGGGCCGTCGCCTCATCCACCTGGTTGAGCCTGACCAGTTGTTGCGGCGTGACAGAGTGTCCCGGCAGATAGAACATCAGGAGCACCTGGCTACGGCGCTGTGGACTGGAAAGGGCAGATGGTGGTTCAATCACTGTCATCATCTGGTAAGTTCCAGTTAGGGGTTCTGTTAAGAATAGCCAAAGGATGAAGGGCGAGCAGGGCGGTCAGCAGTCTTTAGATCAGGATTGCTGGAGAAGTTCACAGAATTTTTCACGTGAGGAATAGATGAAGAGAGTGAAACAATGCGTCAGTACGGTATTTTTCATGGTTTTATCATTTTCTGCCGTAGCGCATCCGCATAGCTTCATCAGTCTGCACAGCGAAGTCGTGGTCAAAGACGGTCTGTTGACCGGTTTTAAAATGCGCTGGACGATGGACGAAATCACCTCATCGGATCTGCTCTATGACGCCGGGAATGCCAAACCGGGCAGCGAAGTCTGGAAAAAGCTGGCGGCGGAGGTCATGGCCAACGTGCTTGGACAGCATTATTTCAGCGAGCTATGGCACAACGGTCAGCGGGTTAAATTTGCTAACCGACCGGATGGCTATGGCCTTGCGCGTAGCGGGATGCAGGCGGTGCTGACCTTTACATTGCCGCTGGCGACGCCGCAGCCGATCGCCGGACAGACCTTCACGCTCTCTACCTTCGACCCGACTTACTACGTTGATATGTTTTATGACCAGGATAGCGATTTTTCGTTGCCTGCCGACGTGCGGAGCTCCTGTAAGGCAGCGGTGATGACGCCGAAACCAAACGATAAAATGCTGTCTTACGCGCAATCGCTTGATAAAGCGGATGCGCCGCCGGAAGAGATGGATCTGGGCAACTATTTCGCCCAGAAGGTGACGCTGACATGTCAGTAGTCTTTACGCCGCGCGCGCGGGCCTCGCGCTGGAAACCGCTATGGCCGCTGGCGCTATTTCTGGCTCTGGCCGCCATTGGCGGTCTTTGGCTGTGGCTGGCCTGGCCGCAAGTGCTGCTGCAGAGCGCGGTATGGCAGCGCTCGCTGAATCTTGAACTCAGCGCTCTGCTGCAGGCGGTGGCCGACAACCCGTCGGCGGCAGGATTATCGCTGCTCGGATTCAGTTTCGTCTACGGTGTCCTGCACGCTCTGGGCCCCGGTCACGGTAAAATCATCATAACCACCTGGCTTGCCACTCACCCATCGAAGTTGAAATCGAGTATCGGTCTGACGTTGGCGGCATCGCTGCTGCAGGGGCTGGTGGCGATCGTGTTGGTCGTGGTGGTATTGACGTTGCTGCAGCTTCCGGCGCGGCAACTGCATCTCAGTAGCTTCTGGCTGGAAAAGGGCAGTTATCTGCTGGTTGGCGTGTTGGGGCTTTTGCTGTGCGGGCGGGCGTTGAAAAAACTGCGTGTGTTGCTGCGACGGCCGACCTTTACTGCTTTTACGCCGCAGCATGTGCATGATGAACACTGCGGCTGTGGCCATCAGCATCTTCCGGCGCCGGACCAGCTGCAAAGTGGCGACGACTGGCGCGCCAGGTTGGCCATTGTTCTGTCGATGGGGATGCGGCCCTGTTCCGGCGCGATTATGGTGCTGCTGTTCAGTAAGGTGATCGGCGTATTCAGCTGGGGTATGGCGGCGGCGCTGGCGATGGCCGCAGGCACTTCTCTGACCATCAGCGGGCTGGCGCTGCTGGTGCATGGATTCCGTCAGTTGGCGATCCGGCTCAGTCGGCACCAGGCGCCGGCGCTGTGGAAGCAGGTCGGCTGGGCGACGTTGGCGCTGGCCGGCGGCGTGGTGCTGCTGGCGGCCGCTATTGTGATGTGGAGTAGCGCGGTACCGCCGGGCGGCGGTTTGCGTCCGTTTTAAAGGGATAAAAAAAGGAAGCCGAGGCTTCCTTTTTTGCATCCAGCGAGAAATTAACGCTTCAGCGCTTCGCTCAGCTGCTCACGCATGTTCGCCAGCATTGCTTTGACGACGCGCGGGTTACCGGCAACGAGGTTGCCTGTCATCATATAGTTATGACCGCCGGTGAAGTCGCAAACGATAGCGCCTGCTTCACGCGCGATCAGCTCGCCTGCGGCGAAATCCCACGGCTTCAGGCCGATTTCAAAGTAACCGTCAACGCGGCCAGCGGCAACGTAGGCCAGATCCAGCGCGGCGGAACCGGTGCGGCGGAAGTCAGCGCACTCGGTGAACATGTTGCCGAGGATATTCATATAAGCGGTAGCGTGCTGCTTCGCTTTGAACGGGAAACCGGTGGCGATGATGGTGCCGTCGAGGTCGCGAGCGTTGCTGCCGCGCAGACGGTAGCCGTTCAGCTGCGCGCCCTGGCCGCGGGTGGCGGTGAACAGTTCGTTACGCATCGGATCGTAAACCACAGCCACTTCAGTACGGCCTTTAATGCGTACGGCGATGGAAACGGAGAAGTGCGGCAGACGTTTGACGAAGTTGGTGGTGCCATCCAGTGGATCGATAACCCATTGAACATCCTGATCTTCACCAGCGTGTTCACCGCTTTCTTCGGTGATAATGGTGTGCTGTGGGTAAGACTTGCGAATGGTTTCGATAATAATCGCTTCAGCGGCTTTATCGACGTTAGTCACAAAGTCATTGCTGCCTTTCTGGCTGGTTTCTACGGAATCTGGGGTTTCGTAGTGCTTGGCAATTAAATTACCCGCCTTGCGCGCTGCGCGCACGGCAATGTTCAGCATCGGATGCATCGGTATCTCTCACTGGATGTTAAAGAACGGGAAAAAACGGCGCATATAGTAACAGCGAATTCTGCTTATGTCTCCGTTTTATGTTAGCATGCACGAATAATCTTTAGCCGAAGAACCCTAATGCTGCAAAATATTCGAATCGTACTGGTAGAAACCTCACACACCGGCAATATGGGCTCTGTCGCCCGCGCGATGAAAACCATGGGTTTGACCAACCTGTGGCTGGTCAACCCGTTGGTCAAACCGGATTCCCAGGCCATCGCGCTGGCCGCTGGCGCCAGCGATGTGATTGGCAACGCGCAGATCGTCGATACGCTTGATGAAGCGCTGGCGGGCTGTAGCCTGGTGGTCGGCACCAGCGCGCGCTCCCGTACATTGCCGTGGCCGATGCTGGATCCGCGCGAATGCGGTCTGAAAAGCGTCGCCGAAGGCCAGCATGCGCCGGTCGCCTTGGTATTTGGCCGCGAGCGCGTTGGCCTGACCAACGACGAGTTGCAGAAGTGCCATTATCACGTGGCGATCGCCGCCAACCCGGAATACAGCTCGCTGAACCTGGCGATGGCGGTGCAGGTTATCTCCTATGAAGTGCGAATGGCCTGGCTGGCGACTCAGGAGCAGGAACAACCGGCGGTTGAACATGAAGAGACGCCGTACCCGCTGGTGGATGATTTAGAACGCTTCTATGGCCACCTTGAGCAGACGCTGCTGGCGACCGGCTTTATCCGTCCGAACCATCCGGGGCAGGTGATGAACAAGCTGCGTCGTCTGTTCACCCGCGCCCGCCCGGAAAGCCAGGAGCTGAACATCCTGCGCGGGATGCTGGCGTCGATTGAGCAGAAAAACAAAGAGTAAGGCGCATGCCCGGCGGCGCTTCGCCTGGCCGGGCTACATCTCTGTTGTAGCCCGGGCGAGGCCTTCGGCCGACCCCGGGAGCGGCTCGAAATTAATAACGGCACGGAAAGCCAAATACCTGACTAAAACAGTCAAGTAAATAGTTGACCAATTTACTCGGGAATGTCAGACTTGGCCCTGCTATGCAATACCCATATTAATAAAAAGCCCGGGCAGGGGCGAGTTTGAGGTTAAGTAAGACATGAGACTGACATCTAAAGGGCGTTATGCCGTGACCGCGATGCTTGACGTTGCGCTCAACTCTGAAACGGGCCCGGTTCCGTTGGCAGATATTTCAGAGCGTCAGGGAATTTCGCTTTCCTATCTGGAACAGCTGTTCTCTCGCCTGCGTAAAAATGGACTGGTATCCAGCGTTCGTGGGCCAGGCGGCGGTTACCTGTTAGGTAAAGAAGCTGGCAGTATCGCCGTAGGCGAAGTGATCAGCGCCGTAGACGAATCCGTTGACGCCACCCGTTGTCAGGGTAAAGGCGGCTGCCAGGGTGGCGATAAGTGTCTGACTCACGCGCTGTGGCGCGACCTGAGCGAGCGTCTGACCAGTTTCCTGAACAACATCACGCTGGGTGAACTGGTGAATAACCAGGAAATCCTTGATGTGTCTGGTCGTCAGCACAATCATGAATCTCAGCGTACGACTCGTACTCAGGACGCCATTGACGTAAAACTGCGCGCCTAGAACGAGGCTTAGTTTCAGCTTGCGGCTTACGGGCTGCAAGATGAAACGGCAGGGTAGATAGCAATAATAAAAGATTTTCAGAATCAGGCCGGGATGTTGCGACATCTCGTGTACTCGGTCGTACATCAAGCCGGTTGCCTGATTCCTTGCATTGAGTGATGTACGGAGTTTAAGAGCAATGAAATTACCGATTTACCTCGATTACTCCGCAACTACGCCGGTGGACCCGCGTGTTGCCGAGAAAATGATGCAGTTCCTGACTCTGGACGGGACCTTTGGTAACCCGGCCTCACGTTCTCACCGTTTCGGTTGGCAGGCTGAAGAGGCGG includes these proteins:
- the csiE gene encoding stationary phase inducible protein CsiE — protein: MMTVIEPPSALSSPQRRSQVLLMFYLPGHSVTPQQLVRLNQVDEATAQQDIAETGREIQRYHRLTLASQMDGSYRIEGAALDQRLCLLHALRRGLRLCPHFVHHHFTPALKTQLKQQGIARTLYDDTNLQALVNRCARALNRQFDCRDGQFLRLYLQYCLLQHHLGQSPDFTHQQRHWAQAAAEFNLAAEIVRHWQRRVSATPHAGEQLFLTLLFMLLKTPDPIHDGHQQDRRLHLAISGLIHRFQTLAGHPFSDEQGLSDQLYIHLSQALNRSVFAIGIDNALPEEIGRLYPRLMRTTQNALRDFETAYHIQFNQEEVSLIAVIFGAWLMQKNDLHEKQVVLLTRENSELEQALELQLRELTLLPLNIKYLSVAQFQKEGAPKDVTLVVTPYTIALPLFSPPLFHAEESFSDHQRQQICKMLER
- a CDS encoding DUF1007 family protein; amino-acid sequence: MKRVKQCVSTVFFMVLSFSAVAHPHSFISLHSEVVVKDGLLTGFKMRWTMDEITSSDLLYDAGNAKPGSEVWKKLAAEVMANVLGQHYFSELWHNGQRVKFANRPDGYGLARSGMQAVLTFTLPLATPQPIAGQTFTLSTFDPTYYVDMFYDQDSDFSLPADVRSSCKAAVMTPKPNDKMLSYAQSLDKADAPPEEMDLGNYFAQKVTLTCQ
- a CDS encoding aldose 1-epimerase codes for the protein MTLYMLENGELRLQVAEQGGAIEGLWWLCQGKAIPVLRPGLQSEIAVESSCFPLVPFGNRVSGNRFCSPAGEHQLQPNVEWDSHYLHGDGWLNLWRCVEQSPTQIKLEYVQRSGVYLYTAQQIFTLNESWLEVELVVTNDGDLLPFGLGWHPYFPLSPGTRVQAHTTGYWLEKEHWLTGEHQDSLPTELDFNQPAPLPAHWVNNGFSGWDGAVVIQQPDLGYQLSMVTDPPAPCYFVFVSDPAFDKGYAFDFFCFEPMSHAPDDHHRPGFGQLTMLPCGESMRQKMTLKIHSR
- a CDS encoding 3-phenylpropionate MFS transporter, with product MVLHSTRWLALSYFTYFFSYGIFLPFWSVWLAGVGLTPETIGVLLGAGLVARFLGSLLIAPRVSDPSRLISALRILALLTLLFALAFWVGGPVAWLMVIIVGFNLFFSPLVPLTDALANTWQKQITMDYGRVRLWGSIAFVIGSALTGKLVSLFDYRAILLMLSLGIASMLLGMLLKPSVMPQGESRHQEAAGLPAWLTLVRQSWRFLACVSLLQGAHAAYYGFSALYWQQAGYSASAVGYLWSLGVVAEVVIFALSKKVFRRFSARDLLLLSAVCGVARWAIMGWTTDLPWLLVAQILHCGTFTVCHLAAMRYIAARQGSEVIRLQAVYSAVAMGGSIAVMTVFAGFLYQHLHQGVFWVMALVALPALIVRPKAVSA
- a CDS encoding zinc-binding dehydrogenase, with protein sequence MKTMLAAFLPGNSTVELREVPVPTPGINQVLIKMKSSGICGSDVHYIYHQHRGTAAAPDKPLYQGFINGHEPCGQIVETGMGCRHFKAGDRVLVYHISGCGFCSNCRRGFPISCTGEGKAAYGWQRDGGHAEYLLAEEKDLIHLPDALSYEDGAFISCGVGTAYEGILRGEVSGSDNVLVVGLGPVGMMAMMLAKGRGAKRVIGVDMLPERLATAKQLGVMDNGFLATTENLPALIAELTRGGADVALDCSGNASGRLLALQSTADWGRVVYIGETGKVEFEVSADLMHHQRRIIGSWVTSLFHMEKCARDLTDWKLWPHSAITHRFSLEQAGEAYALMASGKCGKVVINFPD
- the iscR gene encoding Fe-S cluster assembly transcriptional regulator IscR — encoded protein: MRLTSKGRYAVTAMLDVALNSETGPVPLADISERQGISLSYLEQLFSRLRKNGLVSSVRGPGGGYLLGKEAGSIAVGEVISAVDESVDATRCQGKGGCQGGDKCLTHALWRDLSERLTSFLNNITLGELVNNQEILDVSGRQHNHESQRTTRTQDAIDVKLRA
- the suhB gene encoding inositol-1-monophosphatase, with protein sequence MHPMLNIAVRAARKAGNLIAKHYETPDSVETSQKGSNDFVTNVDKAAEAIIIETIRKSYPQHTIITEESGEHAGEDQDVQWVIDPLDGTTNFVKRLPHFSVSIAVRIKGRTEVAVVYDPMRNELFTATRGQGAQLNGYRLRGSNARDLDGTIIATGFPFKAKQHATAYMNILGNMFTECADFRRTGSAALDLAYVAAGRVDGYFEIGLKPWDFAAGELIAREAGAIVCDFTGGHNYMMTGNLVAGNPRVVKAMLANMREQLSEALKR
- a CDS encoding nickel/cobalt transporter, which encodes MSVVFTPRARASRWKPLWPLALFLALAAIGGLWLWLAWPQVLLQSAVWQRSLNLELSALLQAVADNPSAAGLSLLGFSFVYGVLHALGPGHGKIIITTWLATHPSKLKSSIGLTLAASLLQGLVAIVLVVVVLTLLQLPARQLHLSSFWLEKGSYLLVGVLGLLLCGRALKKLRVLLRRPTFTAFTPQHVHDEHCGCGHQHLPAPDQLQSGDDWRARLAIVLSMGMRPCSGAIMVLLFSKVIGVFSWGMAAALAMAAGTSLTISGLALLVHGFRQLAIRLSRHQAPALWKQVGWATLALAGGVVLLAAAIVMWSSAVPPGGGLRPF
- the trmJ gene encoding tRNA (cytosine(32)/uridine(32)-2'-O)-methyltransferase TrmJ; this encodes MLQNIRIVLVETSHTGNMGSVARAMKTMGLTNLWLVNPLVKPDSQAIALAAGASDVIGNAQIVDTLDEALAGCSLVVGTSARSRTLPWPMLDPRECGLKSVAEGQHAPVALVFGRERVGLTNDELQKCHYHVAIAANPEYSSLNLAMAVQVISYEVRMAWLATQEQEQPAVEHEETPYPLVDDLERFYGHLEQTLLATGFIRPNHPGQVMNKLRRLFTRARPESQELNILRGMLASIEQKNKE
- a CDS encoding ABC transporter permease gives rise to the protein MSASPLTLPQGKSVTPKQFISRHINEIGLLVVIAILYLVFSFNAPGFISLNNQMNVLRDAATIGIAAWAMTLIIISGEIDVSVGPMVAFISVCLAFLLQFHVPLSVACLLVLLLGAALGTLAGVLRGIFNVPSFVATLGLWSALRGMGLFMTNALPVPIDENEVLDWLGGQLFGIPVSALIMLVLFIIFVFISRKTAFGRSVFATGGNATAAQLCGINVKRVRILIFTLSGLLAAITGILLAARLGSGNAGAANGLEFDVIAAVVVGGTALSGGRGSLFGTLLGVLVITLIGNGLVLLGINSFFQQVVRGLIIVVAVLANILLTQRNNKLKH